The following coding sequences lie in one Onychomys torridus chromosome X, mOncTor1.1, whole genome shotgun sequence genomic window:
- the Etdb gene encoding embryonic testis differentiation protein, translated as MDKEKPEASPSPPEPNTELIPRRELKGRKPSNNILTYLIDRQLGRPRNDVDLFEWVWTIT; from the coding sequence ATGGATAAAGAAAAGCCTGAAGCCAGTCCCAGCCCGCCAGAACCTAACACGGAGCTGATCCCGCGCAGGGAGTTAAAAGGCCGCAAGCCCTCCAATAATATACTGACCTATTTGATTGACAGGCAGCTGGGGAGGCCCAGAAATGATGTGGATTTATTTGAATGGGTTTGGACCATTACATAA